A genomic segment from Actinomadura hallensis encodes:
- a CDS encoding cold-shock protein, with protein sequence MATGTVKWFNAEKGFGFIEQDGGGADVFAHYSNIAAQGFRELQEGQKVSFDVTQGQKGLQAENIVPA encoded by the coding sequence ATGGCCACCGGCACCGTGAAGTGGTTCAACGCGGAAAAGGGCTTCGGCTTCATCGAGCAGGACGGCGGCGGAGCCGACGTCTTCGCCCACTACTCGAACATCGCCGCCCAGGGGTTCCGTGAGCTCCAGGAAGGCCAGAAGGTGTCGTTCGACGTCACCCAGGGCCAGAAGGGCCTGCAGGCGGAGAACATCGTTCCCGCCTGA
- a CDS encoding ABC transporter permease, with amino-acid sequence MPGVPAVPAAARFRPGPRVLSPLALLALWQLASSTGVLPERLLAAPATVAGTAVTLAAEGTLGEAVAISLQRAFAGFLIGAAAGLALALLAGLSRPGEHVVDPPMQMLRALPLFGLIPLFILWFGIGETPKVVLVAFGVLFPVYLNTYAGIRGVDAKLAEVGRVLRLGRAALIRHIVLPGALPQTLVGVRQSLGVAWLALIVAEQINASSGLGFMINDAREFLRIDVVVLGLLVYALLGLATDGLVRLLERRALSWRRGLLGD; translated from the coding sequence TTGCCTGGCGTTCCCGCAGTTCCCGCGGCGGCGCGGTTCCGCCCCGGGCCGCGCGTCCTCAGCCCGCTCGCCCTGCTGGCCCTGTGGCAGCTCGCGAGCAGCACGGGCGTCCTCCCCGAGCGGCTGCTCGCGGCCCCGGCGACGGTCGCCGGCACCGCCGTGACCCTGGCCGCCGAGGGCACGCTCGGCGAGGCCGTCGCGATCTCCCTGCAGCGCGCGTTCGCCGGCTTCCTCATCGGCGCCGCCGCCGGGCTCGCCCTCGCGCTGCTCGCCGGCCTCAGCCGCCCGGGGGAGCACGTCGTCGACCCGCCGATGCAGATGCTGCGCGCGCTGCCGCTGTTCGGCCTGATCCCGCTGTTCATCCTCTGGTTCGGGATCGGGGAGACGCCCAAGGTCGTCCTCGTGGCGTTCGGGGTGCTCTTCCCCGTCTACCTCAACACCTACGCGGGCATCCGCGGCGTGGACGCGAAGCTCGCCGAGGTCGGCCGGGTCCTGCGGCTCGGCCGGGCCGCGCTGATCCGCCACATCGTCCTGCCCGGGGCGCTGCCGCAGACCCTTGTGGGCGTCCGGCAGAGCCTGGGCGTCGCCTGGCTCGCGCTCATCGTGGCCGAGCAGATCAACGCGAGCTCGGGGCTCGGCTTCATGATCAACGACGCCCGCGAGTTCCTCCGCATCGACGTCGTCGTGCTCGGCCTGCTCGTGTACGCGCTTCTCGGGCTCGCCACCGACGGGCTCGTCCGGCTGCTGGAGAGGAGGGCGCTGTCATGGCGGCGCGGACTGCTCGGAGACTGA
- a CDS encoding universal stress protein, protein MSPKRRSILVGADGSTPSDLAVAWAADEAARTGRSLRVVHVVETAMLDIPGHTTDGIVEELVRSGEKILRDAETLARGRHPGLAVETELLEEESVPAGLRRYAGEAAAVVVGGRGRGGFTGLLLGSTGLRLAGQYPAPVVIVRDRTDITADEVVVGVDLDGDYAPVLDYAFAAAEAREAPLRVMHLRRPVPLAVEARVDWRAATETVRERLSAALAPWRKRHPDVKVAEEVFIGHPADALATASANAGLVVVGSRGRLLPLGSVSHAVLHHAGGPVAVVRPYE, encoded by the coding sequence ATGTCCCCGAAACGACGATCCATCCTTGTCGGAGCCGACGGCTCCACCCCGTCCGACCTCGCGGTCGCCTGGGCCGCCGACGAGGCCGCGCGCACCGGCCGCTCGCTGCGCGTCGTCCACGTCGTCGAGACGGCCATGCTGGACATCCCCGGGCACACGACCGACGGCATCGTGGAGGAACTCGTCCGGTCGGGCGAGAAGATCCTGCGGGACGCGGAGACCCTCGCCCGCGGACGCCACCCGGGTCTCGCCGTCGAGACCGAGCTGCTCGAGGAGGAGAGCGTCCCGGCCGGCCTGCGGCGGTACGCCGGCGAGGCCGCGGCGGTGGTGGTCGGCGGCCGCGGCCGCGGCGGCTTCACCGGGCTGCTGCTCGGCTCCACCGGCCTCCGCCTCGCCGGGCAGTACCCCGCCCCGGTGGTCATCGTCCGCGACAGGACCGACATCACGGCGGACGAGGTCGTCGTGGGCGTGGACCTGGACGGCGACTACGCCCCGGTGCTCGACTACGCGTTCGCCGCCGCCGAGGCCCGGGAGGCCCCGCTGCGCGTCATGCACCTGCGGCGTCCGGTGCCCCTGGCCGTCGAGGCACGGGTGGACTGGCGCGCCGCGACCGAGACCGTCCGCGAGCGGCTGTCCGCCGCCCTCGCCCCCTGGCGGAAGCGCCACCCGGACGTCAAGGTCGCCGAGGAGGTCTTCATCGGCCATCCGGCGGACGCGCTCGCGACGGCGTCGGCGAACGCCGGGCTCGTCGTCGTCGGCTCCCGGGGGCGGCTGCTCCCGCTGGGGTCGGTGAGCCACGCCGTGCTCCACCACGCCGGCGGCCCGGTCGCCGTCGTCCGCCCCTACGAGTGA
- a CDS encoding alpha/beta fold hydrolase — protein MFRNFRASAVVALASAAVVTGLTGCDEVTEAIESVSPSASPSGRNGGGLVSGTQKIEVGGKSVNVSCAGEANGRPTIVLLSGLGDGLEKMAPLQKTLSAQNRVCSYDRLGEGASDKPDGPQSLTDTGRILTGVLDRAAGDGPVVLAGHSLGGLIAARYAPDHTDRVKGLVLLDATSPTSVADVKAAIPKTASGQVAQLRSQTLSVHEGENPEMLVVPDGEVRSAGNIPVEVVQHGKKYLAAVPQVGPALERGWADGQRKWLSVSGDSRLSTAANSEHYIHVDEPDVAVQAVRRVTARAATA, from the coding sequence GTGTTCCGCAATTTCAGGGCTTCCGCCGTCGTCGCCCTCGCATCCGCCGCCGTCGTCACCGGTCTCACCGGCTGCGACGAGGTCACCGAGGCGATCGAGTCCGTCTCCCCGAGCGCCTCCCCGTCCGGGCGGAACGGCGGCGGCCTGGTCTCCGGCACGCAGAAGATCGAGGTCGGAGGAAAGTCGGTGAACGTCTCCTGCGCCGGCGAGGCGAACGGCAGGCCGACCATCGTGCTGCTGTCCGGGCTCGGCGACGGGCTGGAGAAGATGGCCCCGTTGCAGAAGACCCTCAGCGCCCAGAACCGGGTCTGCTCCTACGACCGGCTCGGCGAGGGCGCGAGCGACAAGCCGGACGGCCCCCAGAGCCTCACCGACACCGGCCGGATCCTGACCGGTGTGCTCGACCGGGCCGCCGGGGACGGCCCCGTCGTCCTCGCCGGGCACTCGCTGGGCGGCCTGATCGCCGCCCGCTACGCCCCGGACCACACCGACCGGGTGAAGGGCCTGGTCCTGCTGGACGCCACGTCGCCGACCTCCGTCGCCGACGTGAAGGCCGCGATCCCCAAGACCGCCTCCGGGCAGGTGGCCCAGCTGCGCAGCCAGACGCTCTCCGTGCACGAGGGCGAGAACCCGGAGATGCTCGTCGTCCCCGACGGCGAGGTCCGTTCCGCCGGGAACATCCCGGTGGAGGTGGTCCAGCACGGCAAGAAGTACCTGGCGGCCGTTCCGCAGGTCGGACCCGCCCTGGAGAGGGGCTGGGCCGACGGGCAGCGCAAGTGGCTCTCGGTGTCGGGCGACAGCAGGCTGAGCACCGCGGCGAACAGCGAGCACTACATCCACGTCGACGAACCCGACGTCGCCGTCCAGGCCGTCCGGCGCGTCACCGCGCGGGCCGCGACCGCCTGA
- a CDS encoding serine/threonine-protein kinase, producing the protein MSVSRPGDPRQVGPYRIVGRLGAGGMGQVLLGRSPSGRTVAVKVIHPAMAEDDDFRARFRREITAARAVGGVYTAPVVDADPDASPPWLATTFLRGMSLQDAVAAHGPLPPPAVRALGAALAEALRSVHGAGIVHRDLKPSNVMLTPEGPRVIDFGIARPSEATTLTRTGATLGTPAYMSPEQASGQPAGPPSDVFSLGAVLTYAATGVGPFGQGAVHELVYRVIHLPPYLDGVPDPGLRALIAACMEKDPARRPTPERLLEHLSAEPAPAPQGTHWLPPPVAHDVARRGEATVPSGPGRRTVLALAAGGALAAMAAGGASLLFFLRDDDPLRWTYRLPEDVYVRSRLVATGDTVLTFGSQGLAGQTFAIDAETGEERWRGRFTVDRGSSAALFEGRGFVYDQASGELLTAFDLATGRTLWTEQLKTSGLTPRPAAGTGVVCMTGFERTGEYGLYGYDAATGRPLWRYRSDELTQTRAVLAGTTCWFGTRRGFVYAVDVTTGNARWQKRTGAAVLTDPILAGDVLAVITADGSVRGLDPATGRERWRTELGDGAATDAREGAPATIAGGVVFVDGLNGFLYAVDAATGRLRWKKKAGTEADKRTLREVSRPAVSGGLAVVTDEDWITAFDLATGATRWERHVERGRSEPPLISGSLVYYGTGRGMHVFDLHTGRTRHYHEFSRVLGSVEHYTELDGTVYCVADRAVHALRFTE; encoded by the coding sequence ATGTCCGTGTCACGACCGGGCGACCCTCGGCAGGTCGGCCCCTACCGCATCGTGGGCCGGCTGGGCGCGGGCGGCATGGGCCAGGTCCTTCTCGGCCGCTCGCCCTCCGGCCGCACGGTCGCCGTCAAGGTCATCCATCCGGCGATGGCGGAGGACGACGACTTCCGGGCGCGGTTCCGCCGCGAGATCACCGCGGCCCGCGCCGTCGGCGGCGTCTACACCGCGCCGGTCGTGGACGCCGACCCCGATGCCTCGCCGCCCTGGCTGGCGACGACGTTCCTGCGCGGAATGTCCCTCCAGGACGCCGTCGCGGCGCACGGGCCGCTGCCGCCGCCGGCGGTGCGGGCGCTCGGCGCCGCGCTCGCCGAGGCGCTGCGGTCCGTGCACGGCGCCGGGATCGTGCACCGCGACCTCAAGCCGTCCAACGTGATGCTCACCCCCGAGGGGCCGCGCGTCATCGACTTCGGCATCGCCCGTCCGAGCGAGGCGACGACGCTCACCCGCACCGGCGCGACCCTCGGCACCCCCGCCTACATGTCGCCGGAACAGGCGTCCGGGCAGCCCGCCGGCCCGCCGTCGGACGTGTTCTCGCTCGGCGCCGTCCTGACCTACGCGGCCACCGGCGTCGGCCCGTTCGGGCAGGGCGCCGTCCACGAGCTGGTGTACCGCGTCATCCACCTGCCGCCCTACCTCGACGGCGTCCCCGACCCCGGCCTGCGCGCGCTCATCGCGGCGTGCATGGAGAAGGACCCCGCCCGCCGCCCGACCCCCGAACGGCTCCTTGAGCACCTGTCCGCCGAACCGGCCCCGGCCCCGCAGGGCACCCACTGGCTGCCGCCGCCCGTCGCGCACGACGTCGCCCGGCGGGGCGAGGCCACCGTCCCCAGCGGCCCCGGCCGCCGCACGGTCCTGGCCCTCGCGGCGGGCGGCGCCCTCGCCGCGATGGCCGCGGGCGGAGCGAGCCTCCTGTTCTTCCTGCGCGACGACGATCCGCTCCGCTGGACGTACCGGCTCCCCGAGGACGTGTACGTCAGGTCTCGGCTCGTCGCGACCGGCGACACGGTGCTCACGTTCGGTTCCCAGGGGCTGGCGGGGCAGACCTTCGCGATCGACGCGGAGACCGGGGAGGAGCGGTGGCGCGGAAGGTTCACGGTGGACCGCGGCTCGTCCGCCGCACTTTTCGAGGGCAGGGGTTTCGTCTACGACCAAGCCAGCGGTGAGTTGCTGACGGCATTCGACCTGGCGACGGGCAGGACGCTGTGGACCGAGCAACTGAAGACGTCCGGGCTCACGCCCCGCCCGGCCGCCGGTACCGGCGTCGTCTGCATGACCGGTTTCGAGCGCACCGGCGAGTACGGCCTCTACGGGTACGACGCCGCTACCGGCCGGCCGCTCTGGCGGTATCGCAGCGACGAACTGACCCAGACCCGGGCGGTGCTGGCGGGGACCACGTGCTGGTTCGGCACGCGCAGGGGCTTCGTCTACGCGGTCGACGTCACCACCGGCAACGCCCGCTGGCAGAAGCGGACGGGCGCGGCGGTTCTGACCGACCCCATCCTGGCGGGCGACGTACTGGCCGTCATCACCGCCGACGGTTCCGTCCGCGGTCTCGACCCGGCGACCGGCCGTGAGCGGTGGCGCACCGAACTGGGCGATGGCGCGGCCACCGACGCCCGCGAGGGAGCGCCGGCCACTATCGCCGGTGGCGTCGTCTTCGTGGACGGCCTGAACGGCTTCCTGTACGCCGTGGACGCGGCGACCGGGCGCCTGCGGTGGAAGAAGAAGGCCGGCACTGAAGCGGACAAGCGCACGCTGCGCGAGGTCTCGCGCCCGGCAGTGAGCGGTGGGCTGGCCGTGGTCACCGACGAGGACTGGATCACCGCCTTCGACCTCGCCACCGGCGCGACCCGCTGGGAACGCCACGTCGAGAGGGGCCGCAGCGAACCGCCGCTCATCTCCGGATCGCTGGTGTACTACGGCACGGGCCGGGGGATGCACGTCTTCGACCTGCATACGGGACGCACCCGCCATTACCACGAGTTCAGCCGCGTGCTCGGCTCCGTGGAGCACTACACCGAACTCGACGGCACCGTGTACTGCGTCGCGGACAGGGCGGTCCACGCGCTCCGCTTCACCGAGTGA
- a CDS encoding M28 family peptidase produces MSEVKRRDLLAGAAAFAGFATVGLLPGTAAAATRQRPGAALPPSLTAGDKAVVARVDARRALRHLRVLSDEIGWRIAGTRSEHRAADYIAGVLRELGYTVELQPFPVADKYLAEIRARGERLWQCSASPQGAVASAEGGVVDAGAATEVTGDVRGRLVLFDRVPGMETRQAKAAADAGAKAALIVNARSETYPERKPGSFTPNLGETVSIPVLGLAEYHGERIRAGARRLSLTVVRHSGLTSYNVIAERKATLPNPGGKAVIVSAHYDSVPGSPGANDDGSGTVLCLELARVLRRLPTQQAIRVCLWGSEEYGLIGARHYVKELDEAGVKQITGCFQNDMVATSHPPADTYWLLSVDGEDNTTTAAVNAAARRLGYVGQVAGPTARGSSDHEAFFERGIPAGNFSWRGGEAPSRLEPLYHTPEDTIAQNISLKRLQVSLELIGCAAYDVARRR; encoded by the coding sequence ATGTCCGAGGTCAAACGCCGTGACCTGCTGGCCGGAGCCGCGGCCTTCGCAGGGTTCGCGACCGTCGGCCTGCTCCCCGGCACCGCCGCCGCCGCGACCCGGCAGCGTCCGGGCGCCGCCCTTCCCCCCTCCCTCACCGCCGGCGACAAGGCCGTGGTCGCCCGCGTCGACGCCCGCCGCGCGCTGCGGCACCTGAGGGTGCTCAGCGACGAGATCGGCTGGCGCATCGCCGGCACCCGCTCCGAGCACCGCGCCGCCGACTACATCGCCGGGGTGCTGCGCGAGCTCGGCTACACGGTCGAGCTGCAGCCCTTCCCGGTCGCCGACAAGTACCTCGCCGAGATCCGTGCGCGGGGCGAGCGGCTCTGGCAGTGCAGCGCCTCCCCGCAGGGCGCCGTCGCGTCCGCCGAGGGCGGGGTCGTGGACGCCGGCGCCGCCACCGAGGTCACCGGCGACGTGCGCGGCAGACTGGTCCTGTTCGACCGCGTGCCGGGCATGGAGACCCGGCAGGCCAAGGCCGCGGCGGACGCCGGAGCCAAGGCCGCGCTCATCGTCAACGCGCGCTCGGAGACCTACCCCGAGCGCAAGCCCGGCTCCTTCACCCCGAACCTCGGGGAGACCGTCTCCATCCCGGTGCTGGGCCTGGCCGAGTACCACGGCGAGCGGATCCGCGCGGGCGCGAGGCGGCTGTCCCTCACGGTCGTCCGCCACTCCGGCCTGACGTCCTACAACGTCATCGCCGAGCGGAAGGCCACGCTGCCCAACCCCGGCGGCAAGGCCGTCATCGTCAGCGCGCACTACGACAGCGTGCCCGGCTCGCCCGGCGCCAACGACGACGGCAGCGGGACCGTGCTGTGCCTGGAACTGGCGCGCGTCCTGCGGCGCCTGCCCACCCAGCAGGCGATCCGCGTCTGCCTGTGGGGCTCGGAGGAGTACGGCCTGATCGGCGCCCGCCACTACGTGAAGGAGCTGGACGAGGCGGGCGTGAAGCAGATCACCGGCTGCTTCCAGAACGATATGGTCGCCACCAGCCACCCGCCCGCGGACACGTACTGGCTGCTGTCCGTGGACGGCGAGGACAACACCACCACCGCCGCGGTGAACGCCGCCGCGCGCCGCCTCGGCTACGTCGGCCAGGTCGCGGGCCCCACCGCCCGCGGCTCCAGCGACCACGAGGCGTTCTTCGAGCGCGGCATCCCGGCGGGCAACTTCAGCTGGCGCGGCGGTGAGGCGCCCAGCCGGCTGGAGCCGCTCTACCACACCCCCGAGGACACGATCGCCCAGAACATCAGCCTGAAACGGCTCCAGGTCTCACTGGAGCTGATCGGCTGCGCCGCCTACGACGTGGCCCGCCGCAGGTAG
- a CDS encoding ABC transporter substrate-binding protein: MIRRHGAVLLLTALLAAATSCSTGDAASGPGEVVLRVGDQKGAGVQDMLTAAGQLDGLPYKIEWSMFTSGPPILEGVNAGAVDFGSVGNTPPVFAAASKARIVIVGATESRTTGQAVVVPKDSPLRSPAELKGRRVAVAKGSSAHYHLLSVLKKNGLGFDDIRPQYLQPADALSALTGGRVDAWATWEPYTAQAEVEHGARILVDGRGYTNGYGFQVTSKDALADEERAAALKDFLGRFQRAIEWSNSHPKEWAGIWAKQTRLPGPVTERAVERRLADVVPIDDSVIASEQEIADSFSAVDLIPGEVDIAGFFDRRFNDLATAAQQRK, translated from the coding sequence ATGATCAGACGTCACGGCGCCGTGCTCCTGCTGACCGCGCTGCTCGCGGCGGCGACCTCCTGCTCCACCGGCGACGCCGCGTCCGGACCCGGCGAGGTGGTCCTGCGCGTCGGGGACCAGAAGGGCGCCGGCGTGCAGGACATGCTGACCGCGGCGGGCCAGCTCGACGGCCTCCCCTACAAGATCGAATGGTCGATGTTCACCTCCGGGCCGCCGATCCTCGAAGGCGTCAACGCCGGGGCGGTGGACTTCGGCTCGGTCGGCAACACCCCGCCGGTGTTCGCCGCCGCGTCGAAGGCCCGCATCGTGATCGTCGGCGCCACCGAGTCGCGCACGACCGGGCAGGCGGTCGTCGTCCCCAAGGACTCCCCGCTGCGCTCGCCCGCGGAGCTCAAGGGCCGGAGGGTCGCCGTCGCCAAGGGCAGCTCCGCCCACTACCACCTGCTCTCGGTGCTCAAGAAGAACGGCCTCGGCTTCGACGACATCCGCCCGCAGTACCTCCAGCCCGCCGACGCCCTGTCCGCCCTCACCGGCGGACGCGTCGACGCCTGGGCGACCTGGGAGCCCTACACGGCCCAGGCGGAGGTGGAGCACGGCGCCCGCATCCTGGTCGACGGCCGCGGCTACACCAACGGCTACGGCTTCCAGGTCACCTCGAAGGACGCCCTTGCGGACGAGGAGCGGGCCGCCGCGCTCAAGGACTTCCTCGGCCGCTTCCAGCGAGCGATCGAGTGGTCCAACTCCCATCCCAAGGAGTGGGCGGGCATCTGGGCGAAGCAGACGCGCCTCCCCGGACCCGTCACCGAACGCGCCGTCGAGCGCCGCCTCGCCGACGTCGTCCCCATCGACGACTCCGTGATCGCCTCGGAGCAGGAGATCGCCGACTCTTTCTCCGCCGTCGACCTGATCCCCGGCGAGGTCGACATCGCCGGCTTCTTCGACCGGCGCTTCAACGACCTCGCCACCGCGGCCCAGCAGAGGAAGTGA
- a CDS encoding ABC transporter ATP-binding protein has protein sequence MAARTARRLTRTPAPGGTGADAGPERTGLVARTRGLTKRFGTRTVLDGVDLDIRRGEFVALLGRSGSGKSTLLRVLAGLDGDATGALHVGGTVAVAFQEPRLVPWKRVLDNVTLGLRDPDPAEAAGRALAEVGLTGRRDAWPLTLSGGEAQRVSLARALVRNPDLLLLDEPFSALDALTRITVHRLVLDLWDRHRPGVLLVTHDVDEALLLADRVLVLDGGRIAHQSEVGLPRPRRRDHPGLVALHSALLARLGVTTEGTS, from the coding sequence ATGGCGGCGCGGACTGCTCGGAGACTGACGCGGACCCCGGCTCCCGGCGGTACCGGCGCGGACGCCGGCCCTGAGCGCACGGGCCTCGTCGCCCGGACGCGGGGGCTCACCAAGCGGTTCGGGACCCGCACCGTCCTCGACGGCGTGGACCTGGACATCCGGCGCGGGGAGTTCGTCGCGCTGCTCGGCCGCAGCGGCTCGGGCAAGTCGACGCTGCTGCGCGTGCTCGCCGGGCTCGACGGCGACGCCACGGGCGCCCTGCACGTCGGCGGCACGGTCGCGGTGGCCTTCCAGGAGCCGCGACTGGTGCCCTGGAAACGCGTCCTGGACAACGTCACCCTCGGACTTCGGGACCCCGACCCCGCCGAGGCCGCCGGACGGGCGCTCGCGGAGGTCGGGCTGACCGGACGCCGCGACGCCTGGCCCCTCACCCTCTCCGGCGGGGAGGCGCAGCGCGTGTCCCTCGCCCGCGCCCTCGTCCGCAACCCGGACCTGCTGCTGCTCGACGAGCCGTTCAGCGCGCTCGACGCGCTGACCCGCATCACCGTCCACCGGCTCGTGCTGGACCTGTGGGACCGGCACCGGCCCGGCGTCCTGCTGGTCACCCACGACGTGGACGAGGCGCTGCTGCTCGCCGACCGCGTCCTGGTCCTGGACGGCGGCCGCATCGCCCACCAGTCCGAGGTCGGCCTGCCGCGGCCCCGCCGCCGCGACCACCCCGGCCTCGTCGCCCTCCACTCCGCCCTCCTCGCCCGGCTGGGCGTCACCACCGAAGGAACGTCATGA
- a CDS encoding sensor histidine kinase has protein sequence MARDLPFPLVLFALSLLPAFRGNGTQLGDLPARPYDALAVAAIALQCFPLVVRRRLPAVCVVLVAVGLSIDQLRGYHTFAGPALPIALISAAAHLERHRRTLIVLLSAGYAALAVALGRLGSDGVEVYVVFYLALAGAWGIGAWLRSTRAAEAERRRHIAEATRAAERTRIARELHDVVTHHVTAMVVQAEAARYLTAAPDRLDEVLGSVTDTGRRAIADLRHLLDLLDPDADAGERTRSAGELHTLVDQTRRAGQPVEFAEEGDPASPDGRAGAVAYRVVQEALTNALKYAHGSRTTVDVRYGEKEIEVEVGNDGSGSRAGSPGGSGRGLDGLRERVTALGGEFRADRRPDGGFVVRARIPAGDAP, from the coding sequence ATGGCCCGGGATCTGCCGTTCCCGCTGGTGCTGTTCGCGCTGTCGCTGCTGCCGGCCTTCCGCGGCAACGGGACGCAGCTCGGCGACCTCCCGGCCCGCCCCTACGACGCGCTGGCCGTCGCGGCGATCGCCCTGCAGTGCTTCCCGCTCGTCGTGCGGCGCCGCCTGCCCGCCGTCTGCGTCGTGCTCGTGGCGGTCGGCCTGTCCATCGACCAGCTCCGCGGCTACCACACGTTCGCGGGGCCCGCGCTGCCCATCGCGCTGATCAGCGCGGCGGCGCATCTGGAGCGCCACCGGCGCACCCTGATCGTCCTGCTGTCGGCCGGGTACGCGGCGCTCGCGGTCGCGCTGGGCCGGCTCGGCTCGGACGGCGTCGAGGTGTACGTGGTGTTCTACCTGGCGCTGGCGGGCGCGTGGGGCATCGGGGCGTGGCTGCGCTCCACCCGGGCCGCCGAGGCCGAGCGCCGCCGCCACATCGCCGAGGCCACCCGCGCCGCCGAGCGGACCCGCATCGCCCGGGAGCTCCACGACGTGGTCACCCACCACGTGACGGCGATGGTCGTGCAGGCGGAGGCGGCGCGGTACCTGACCGCCGCGCCCGACCGGCTGGACGAGGTCCTCGGCTCCGTCACCGACACCGGGCGGCGGGCCATCGCCGACCTGCGGCACCTGCTCGACCTGCTCGATCCCGACGCGGACGCCGGCGAGCGGACGCGGTCGGCCGGCGAACTGCACACGCTGGTGGACCAGACGCGCCGGGCCGGGCAGCCGGTCGAGTTCGCGGAGGAGGGCGATCCGGCGTCGCCGGACGGCAGGGCCGGGGCCGTGGCCTACCGGGTTGTGCAGGAGGCGCTGACGAACGCCCTGAAGTACGCCCACGGAAGCCGCACCACCGTGGACGTGCGCTATGGCGAGAAGGAGATCGAGGTGGAGGTCGGCAACGACGGTTCCGGCTCCCGGGCCGGGTCGCCCGGCGGGAGCGGGCGGGGCCTCGACGGGCTCCGCGAGCGGGTCACCGCCCTGGGCGGCGAGTTCCGCGCGGACCGGCGGCCGGACGGCGGCTTCGTCGTGCGGGCGCGCATCCCCGCGGGGGACGCCCCGTGA
- a CDS encoding cysteine dioxygenase: protein MTNTTAPDTVAMNTGAPAAGAAATTLTETVMDLAADRDAWLPRVRLDPSDRWYERLHRDGDREIWLISWLPGQGTGLHDHGGSRGAFAVALGVLQERDLGAVRDVRPGEARAFGPEYLHEVRNVSSAPAISVHAYSPPLTSMNRYELVHGRPVRLATEDAGQW, encoded by the coding sequence ATGACGAACACGACCGCGCCCGACACGGTCGCGATGAACACGGGCGCGCCCGCGGCGGGCGCCGCGGCGACGACCCTGACCGAGACCGTCATGGACCTGGCCGCCGACCGCGACGCCTGGCTGCCGCGGGTCCGGCTCGACCCGTCGGACCGCTGGTACGAGCGGCTGCACCGCGACGGCGACCGGGAGATCTGGCTGATCAGCTGGCTGCCCGGCCAGGGCACCGGGCTCCACGACCACGGCGGGTCGCGCGGCGCGTTCGCGGTGGCGCTGGGCGTCCTGCAGGAGCGCGACCTCGGCGCGGTGCGCGACGTGCGGCCGGGCGAGGCCCGCGCGTTCGGGCCCGAGTACCTCCACGAGGTGCGCAACGTCTCGTCCGCCCCGGCGATCAGCGTCCACGCGTACTCGCCGCCGCTGACGTCCATGAACCGCTACGAGCTCGTCCACGGCCGGCCGGTGCGGCTGGCGACCGAGGACGCCGGCCAGTGGTGA
- a CDS encoding response regulator, with protein MTAPVRVLVADDQALIRTGFATIIDAQPDLEVAGECGDGRAAVDLARRLKPDLVVMDVRMPVLDGIEATRLLAGAGVPDPVKVLVVTTFNLDEYVYEALRAGASGFLLKDAPPAQLLHGIRTVATGAALLAPEVTRQLVGRYAERIRPAGAPGDVPLTARELEVLRLIADGLSNGEIAETLVISQETVKTYVSRILTKLDLRDRVQAVVYAYRNGLVT; from the coding sequence GTGACCGCGCCCGTCCGGGTCCTGGTCGCCGACGACCAGGCGCTCATCCGCACCGGGTTCGCGACGATCATCGACGCGCAGCCCGATCTGGAGGTCGCGGGGGAGTGCGGCGACGGGCGGGCCGCGGTGGACCTCGCCCGCAGGCTGAAGCCGGATCTGGTGGTCATGGACGTGCGGATGCCGGTGCTCGACGGCATCGAGGCCACCCGCCTGCTGGCCGGAGCCGGTGTGCCCGACCCCGTGAAGGTGCTCGTGGTGACGACGTTCAACCTGGACGAGTACGTGTACGAGGCGCTGCGGGCCGGGGCGAGCGGGTTCCTGCTCAAGGACGCGCCTCCCGCGCAGCTGCTCCACGGCATCCGCACGGTCGCGACCGGCGCCGCGCTGCTGGCGCCGGAGGTGACGCGGCAGCTCGTCGGGAGGTACGCGGAGCGGATCCGCCCCGCCGGCGCGCCGGGCGACGTGCCGCTGACCGCGCGGGAGCTGGAGGTGCTGCGCCTCATCGCCGACGGCCTGTCCAACGGCGAGATCGCCGAGACCCTGGTGATCAGCCAGGAGACCGTCAAGACCTATGTCTCGCGCATCCTCACCAAGCTCGACCTGCGGGACCGCGTCCAGGCGGTCGTCTACGCCTACCGCAACGGCCTGGTGACCTGA